GTCCCCAATGAACACCAGCTTATGTGCACTGAGGATGACAAACTTGCTGTGTGCCACAAAGATCTTGGGTGGCTGGTTGGTGGCCACTGCAGTGAAGAAGGCATCTACTGCATCTGTCAGTGTGGTCAGGTTGGCCTCGCACTGCTCCAAGTAGAAGAGCAGCAGCTGTCGGTCTGAGGGCCCCAGGCCCCCTGTCCGCCCTGGCACCAGGGGCTGGGCTGGTGTCCAGTTGGCCAGGTCATGGTCTATAGGACGAGATACCTCCTGCTCCAGTCGCTCAAACTGTTTCAGCTGTGGAAAGCATGACAAGGTTAGGCTCTCAGCTGACAGACATGTGCAAACATCTGTACCATCAGAGCATGCTCACTAAAGGAAAGCAAACCACCAGTGTCAGTGACAGCATTACTGGCTAAGGACAAGCTGGAGACTGCACAGGAAAGATAGCCTGCACACCAACTTCTTCAAACAATGGCACTCCACAGCTACACGTGCATTTCTATTTTAACTGCTATTACTGGGAAGGGATAGTTTGCCACatatcctggctggcctcaaatttatgatccttttgcctctgcctcctgagtgctggaattacaggagtatGCCCggcttatttttaattgttaactTGTGTTTCCTTTCACTTTTTATGTGCCACACACTTCCCAAGCAGTTCACACACTACTCATTTACTGCCAACATCATACCTGTAAGGCAGTTACCAGCTGTAAGCCCCACCTGGTGTCAGGGTAACCAGTGAATAACCCATCTCAGGGTGGGATAAGCTGTCCTTTGCCTTCCTTCTCAATACCCAGAGAAAGGACAGCGAgagttttcatatttatttagtgCTGTTATCTTCGCAATCAAAATCAAATATCTTTAGTATCCTTCGAAAATACTTTCTTACCCTgggaaatgatttaaaatatgaagaaaattgtGGCTGAACACAGCACTATTATTTATATGGAAAACTAGATACAATGTAAACATTCAACAATAGACATTATGTGGCCTATAAAAAGGAGTTATGAACAGAGTTTTAAGTCTGAGGAATgctgcagacagaggcagagtgTGACTGCTCACCAGTGTCATCTCGGGCAGGCACAGGGAGGCACAGCTTGTGGAGAGGAGCTGACCAGTGGGGAGTGGCTTGTCTCAGCTTCTGTACAGCCTCTGGCTGCCTGTGCTTTCTAATCCTACACTGCCTCTGTGCTCTCTACAACGGACTCATTACTCTGACAGTAACTTCGTTTGTGTTTTATTGCTATGCCTGTGATGTCTCAAGCATGCTAGTCAATTGCTGCAGTcacagctactcaggaggctacAGTGGGAGGGTTAGCTGAGCTCAGGCAGAGTTCAAGATGAGGCTGGGCAACAGAGTGAGAATGCCATCTCAAATTAATTAGCCAAATTAATTAGTCAGAAGGCAGTGATGGCTACGATGCCGGATAGTGACTGGCTGGGTGGAGGGCAAACAGGGCTCTCTATTCCTGTCGGGTCTCACCGTAAGGTGACTACTGGGAGCCTCACCTGCTGCAGCTCCAGTTGGCCTTTTCCCTGCCGCATTATGTTCCCCTTTTCTAGTAGCTCCTTCTGTGTCTTCTCAAACTCCTCCTTCCCCTGCAGGGAAGAGACAAAACACTGACTGAGAAGTCTCTTCTGGGACAGAGGCACCAGCAAGTACCATGGGTGCAAGGGCCAGGGAACCACCAGGTGGCAGTGTAGGCACACCAGGCCCAGAAGAGGCAGCTTGTAAAGGAAGCAGCCCCTACAGGAAGGGTCTGGTGCAGGAAGGTAGCTTTGTAGAGGGTACAGTCATTCTACAATCCTTCCCTTAGTCTACAAATGGAATGGCATGCAGGTGTCTTCTCAGAGGTCATTCTCATCCTACCTCCCTATTCCCCTTGTCCTATGTCATCTAGACTCTACCATCTGTCTCCTCAGAATGTTTCTACATAGAATGGAGCCACATCTATGGCCACTAGGAAAGCCCATTCCCCAAGGTGTTCTGGAGCCATCCTGATTGGTCCCTCAAGGCCCAAAAACATAGTCAAGTTGATCATCAGTCTAATAGCACAAAATACAGAGAGGGCACTAGGGTTCACCAGTGACCATTCCTGGAGCCCAAATCTCCCTTTGACCACAAGATCTCTATGTGTGGGATAAGAGGCCAGGGGAGATCATGGTCAGAGCTTTTGGGGCCCAGGCAGGCTGAGAACCCACCTGCAGGTGGACGTAGTCATAATCCTCCATCCAGCCTCCTTCACTGTTCTCATACTGCCCATCTGGAGAGTCCTGGGAGGTGAACTTGGGGGGTGAGGGCAGAGGGCGTGACTGGATGCTGCTGGCTTTATCAGTGGGGTTGGGGTGCAGGGAGCTGCCTCCCTCAGGCCCTGGGCCAGGGGCTTTGGTCCGTCTGAAAAGCAGTGAGGCATTGCCATGCAAAAAGGAGGCCAGCTGTTTGGCATCCTCAGGCACGGCCCGTGAGCAGGCCACCAGGCGGTCCATGTCTTCAAGGGTGAATCCTGGGCTTCCCCGGCCACTGTCAAGGACCTGACCATGGACCACCAGTGTCTGGTACACATCCTCCATCTTCTGTAGTTGCCGGCTAAGCTTGGCATGCAAGGTGCGGTCAGAAGTGTGGGTGGCATTGCTCACAGCACTGCGGGCAAACTCCAGGAGCTCATGTACTGCCCCGTGAACTGCAGCCACTGCAGCTTTGAGGTCCTGCACAGGAGGCTCCTGAGGCTCAGAGGTGCTACGCCAGCCCCCAGGCCCACTGGCACTGCCCACCAGGTCCAGAAGGTGGGCTACAGTGGTGCTTACACCCAGCTGCAGCCGCGCAAGGGACTCCACAGcaacctccagctccaggggctcccGGCCTGGCACCACTACCTCCAAGGAAGATACTGATTGGCTGCTGCGTGTGCTGCCTGTGCTAGAGGCCGACAGGCGCTTGCCATCTGTTGGGGCCTCTCGTTCAGCTGGTGGAGGTACAGCATACACACCATCATCAATTACATTCCCATCAGCCACCTCAGGAGGGAGCACCTGTTCACGAGGCACATCATACAACGTTCCAGGGCCAGGACGCCTCAAACCAGGGGGCACGTCATAGAGGTCAGGAGCAGGGGGTGGCACATCATAGACATCCTCAGCTGGTGGGGAGTCTGTGGGAGGCGCAGCAAGGATCAATGGGTGTCGGGTTGGGCCAAAGGGCTTGGGCTTGGCGAAGGCAGGGGGTACATCATATGTCTCCTCTCGCTGCAGGGGGCCATCGGGCACATCCTTGCTCACGGACGGAGGAACATCATACACCTAGGGGACCAAGTAATGATTAAGACTGTTGTCTGTCTGCTCAGCCCTGGAGCTCAGGGGCAGAACCCAGCCAATGTACACACCCAGCCTGATTCTTAGCTATGACGACTATGCCAAGAACCTAGCCCTGGGGCTAGCTGACTAACTCTAAGTGCCTGGTTATTCATCTGTAAGATGGGGAACTCCCTCCCAGTGAAAGGCTATATATGTGTTCAGTGTGCAATTCTTAACTGCAGACATGTAGGAGAGACTTGCTACCATAGTGCCAATGCTGCTTGTTTGTCTCATTCCCACCACAATACCCAATGTCACTCTCATTGGTAGTCTTTCTATTTGTATCAAGCACTTGGCTGGGCTTTGTATGTTAGATTCCGGTTGGCTCTCAAGACAATTCTGTATGATTATCAGTCCCTTTTACATTCCAAGTGTCCTTCCTGGTTTGGAAGACAGATTTTGTGCTCTTCCTTTTTGATACCTCTCAGAGCATACATAATGAGAAGACCTGACAATGGGCTATTTTCTGGGGCTCAGAAgggcatttattttcttttttaaaattaatgtacttatttattttttatgtgaatgGATGTTTGGTCTGCACGGATGTCTGTGCACCAAATGCATACCTGGTGCTAAGAGATCAGAAAGGGACGTTGGATCACCTGACACTGCCAGACAGTgcatgagtgctgagaattgaccttgggtcctcaggaagagcagccagtgccttgGCCACTGACCCATCTCTACAGCCTGGGCATTCAGCTTCTATATCTGTCCCGGAGCAAGTAAAGACAGAGCCAGGGTCTGCAGACAGCAGTCCAAGCCCAGTTCATACACTCATCTGTGCCTTTTTCACCTTTAGAAAGGTCCAAGGCCCCAGCATTTGCTGGCTCCTTACCGAATGATGATTGGCTGGTGGCAGGCCTTTCTCCACACTCGGAGGCACATCATACACATCCAACAATGGGTCTCTGCCATTGGGGCCCTTGACTGCCATGGGAGGTGTGTCATATACCTGGAGGGCACAAAAGAAGGTGCAATGATACAACTGTCAGGGATATATGGTTTAATGGGATGAGTGGAAGTCCCCAGAAACCTACCTTGGGCACCTGGGCTGTAGCTGCTGTGCTTCTCAGGCCCTGGCTAGGCTGAGAATATACAGCTCCCACAGCAAGGCCCAGTCCCTGTCCTCTCCCATGCCTCTGATCCCCAATACTTACCTCCTGGCCATACTGGCTGGGAAGCAGTCCTCGTACAGGGGGCACATCATAGATGTCCTGGGGACCTGGAGCTAACAGGTGGCGTGGGGTATCATACTCGTCTTGCTCTGTCTGGGAGGCCTCGTATACATAGCCCTGTCCCACTCGAGTAGGGACCACCACCTGGGAACAAACAGCTGATTGCACCACTGGCCCTTGAAGCTAGCCCCTATGACCTACCCACAGATCCATGGGAGAGGTAGTGGTGGGGCTCTGCAAGGGTAGGCTTAGAGGCATTGCTTCTCATTCCTTTTCTGGAGTGAAATGCAGTGCTTGGGAAACAATTATTAGACCCCTAAGTTTTGTTTAGAGCTGTGTGGTTCTGGGCCATGAGACAGAAAGTCTCTACAGCCAGATGACCCAGTAGATTCCAGAGTAGGGTATGTGAATGACAAGATGGGATAGGAAGGGTAAAAGGCCTGACTCTTGAGGCAACGCCAGTGGGCAAGGCGCCAGCCCACGTAAGGTCTCTTGTGTCATTCCTGTTGACACCTCTAAGCTGCCCTGCCCCTCAAAGTTCTGCTCGGCAAGACAGCGACCTGATTATAGGACCACCACCATTTCCAgacactggaggcagaggataTAGCCTGGCAAGGCAGAAAGCAACCCTCCCTTAGTAGGACTAAGTAACTTAGTAGGACTACTGAACATAATGACCACAGAGCTAACTCTTGAGCAGACGCACAGGGCTAGGATATAAGGTCAGTTACATGGCAAAGGAATTCTAACTGGAACCACTGTAGCCACACCCATAAGCTATCTTGCCCACCTGAAAGGGTAAGGCCTTAGTGGGAGTCCCTGGTCAGAGGGAGCCAGTCCCTTCCTTCCCAGGACCCTGACCCTGGATCCATGGCAGTGGGCTCTGTATGGAGGGCAGGCACTACCCCCTGGACCATGCTGTTCCTCCACAGCAGCACTCAGCCTGGAAGGGATGCAAGTGTGCCAGGCAGCCTCCCCTCTACAAGATTCTCCAGCCAGGCTCAGGGCACCCTCCCCCATGGGGCTCCCTGCTCAGCCTTCTCCACAGAAAggccttttgttttctaatcaaAGGGGATGTCTGGGACAGGGTTGACTCAGggccgccacacacacacataccctgccACGTTCAGGCTCAACACTCTCAAACCCAACCCAAGCTTCAGCAGGCATACACCAGCATAACCCCTCAGCACCCCCCCCAAGACACAGGGGCACCCGGCAGACCCAGACCTGACAACCTCCATTTGAGCTAGGCAGATAACACTCAGTCCAGCTGGGATTCTGGACTGCCTCTAGCAGACAGC
The DNA window shown above is from Cricetulus griseus strain 17A/GY chromosome 3, alternate assembly CriGri-PICRH-1.0, whole genome shotgun sequence and carries:
- the Bcar1 gene encoding breast cancer anti-estrogen resistance protein 1 isoform X1: MLPPPRGPEGVPSSEGPGQPSRTLSIVAPSSGSPAASGLNIPTGCSLKNLNVLAKALYDNVAESPDELSFRKGDIMTVLERDTQGLDGWWLCSLHGRQGIVPGNRLKILVGMYDKKPAAPGPGPPATPPQTQPNLSQGIHTPVPSASQYSPMLPTAYQPQPDSVYLVPTPSKAQQGLYQAPGPNPQFQSPPAKQTSTFSKQTPHHSFPSPATDLYQVPPGPGSPAQDIYQVPPSAGIGHDIYQVPPSMDTRSWEGTKPPTKVVVPTRVGQGYVYEASQTEQDEYDTPRHLLAPGPQDIYDVPPVRGLLPSQYGQEVYDTPPMAVKGPNGRDPLLDVYDVPPSVEKGLPPANHHSVYDVPPSVSKDVPDGPLQREETYDVPPAFAKPKPFGPTRHPLILAAPPTDSPPAEDVYDVPPPAPDLYDVPPGLRRPGPGTLYDVPREQVLPPEVADGNVIDDGVYAVPPPAEREAPTDGKRLSASSTGSTRSSQSVSSLEVVVPGREPLELEVAVESLARLQLGVSTTVAHLLDLVGSASGPGGWRSTSEPQEPPVQDLKAAVAAVHGAVHELLEFARSAVSNATHTSDRTLHAKLSRQLQKMEDVYQTLVVHGQVLDSGRGSPGFTLEDMDRLVACSRAVPEDAKQLASFLHGNASLLFRRTKAPGPGPEGGSSLHPNPTDKASSIQSRPLPSPPKFTSQDSPDGQYENSEGGWMEDYDYVHLQGKEEFEKTQKELLEKGNIMRQGKGQLELQQLKQFERLEQEVSRPIDHDLANWTPAQPLVPGRTGGLGPSDRQLLLFYLEQCEANLTTLTDAVDAFFTAVATNQPPKIFVAHSKFVILSAHKLVFIGDTLSRQAKAADVRSQVTHYSNLLCDLLRGIVATTKAAALQYPSPSAAQDMVDRVKELGHSTQQFRRVLGQLAAA
- the Bcar1 gene encoding breast cancer anti-estrogen resistance protein 1 isoform X3: MKYLNVLAKALYDNVAESPDELSFRKGDIMTVLERDTQGLDGWWLCSLHGRQGIVPGNRLKILVGMYDKKPAAPGPGPPATPPQTQPNLSQGIHTPVPSASQYSPMLPTAYQPQPDSVYLVPTPSKAQQGLYQAPGPNPQFQSPPAKQTSTFSKQTPHHSFPSPATDLYQVPPGPGSPAQDIYQVPPSAGIGHDIYQVPPSMDTRSWEGTKPPTKVVVPTRVGQGYVYEASQTEQDEYDTPRHLLAPGPQDIYDVPPVRGLLPSQYGQEVYDTPPMAVKGPNGRDPLLDVYDVPPSVEKGLPPANHHSVYDVPPSVSKDVPDGPLQREETYDVPPAFAKPKPFGPTRHPLILAAPPTDSPPAEDVYDVPPPAPDLYDVPPGLRRPGPGTLYDVPREQVLPPEVADGNVIDDGVYAVPPPAEREAPTDGKRLSASSTGSTRSSQSVSSLEVVVPGREPLELEVAVESLARLQLGVSTTVAHLLDLVGSASGPGGWRSTSEPQEPPVQDLKAAVAAVHGAVHELLEFARSAVSNATHTSDRTLHAKLSRQLQKMEDVYQTLVVHGQVLDSGRGSPGFTLEDMDRLVACSRAVPEDAKQLASFLHGNASLLFRRTKAPGPGPEGGSSLHPNPTDKASSIQSRPLPSPPKFTSQDSPDGQYENSEGGWMEDYDYVHLQGKEEFEKTQKELLEKGNIMRQGKGQLELQQLKQFERLEQEVSRPIDHDLANWTPAQPLVPGRTGGLGPSDRQLLLFYLEQCEANLTTLTDAVDAFFTAVATNQPPKIFVAHSKFVILSAHKLVFIGDTLSRQAKAADVRSQVTHYSNLLCDLLRGIVATTKAAALQYPSPSAAQDMVDRVKELGHSTQQFRRVLGQLAAA
- the Bcar1 gene encoding breast cancer anti-estrogen resistance protein 1 isoform X2 codes for the protein MTVPNVLAKALYDNVAESPDELSFRKGDIMTVLERDTQGLDGWWLCSLHGRQGIVPGNRLKILVGMYDKKPAAPGPGPPATPPQTQPNLSQGIHTPVPSASQYSPMLPTAYQPQPDSVYLVPTPSKAQQGLYQAPGPNPQFQSPPAKQTSTFSKQTPHHSFPSPATDLYQVPPGPGSPAQDIYQVPPSAGIGHDIYQVPPSMDTRSWEGTKPPTKVVVPTRVGQGYVYEASQTEQDEYDTPRHLLAPGPQDIYDVPPVRGLLPSQYGQEVYDTPPMAVKGPNGRDPLLDVYDVPPSVEKGLPPANHHSVYDVPPSVSKDVPDGPLQREETYDVPPAFAKPKPFGPTRHPLILAAPPTDSPPAEDVYDVPPPAPDLYDVPPGLRRPGPGTLYDVPREQVLPPEVADGNVIDDGVYAVPPPAEREAPTDGKRLSASSTGSTRSSQSVSSLEVVVPGREPLELEVAVESLARLQLGVSTTVAHLLDLVGSASGPGGWRSTSEPQEPPVQDLKAAVAAVHGAVHELLEFARSAVSNATHTSDRTLHAKLSRQLQKMEDVYQTLVVHGQVLDSGRGSPGFTLEDMDRLVACSRAVPEDAKQLASFLHGNASLLFRRTKAPGPGPEGGSSLHPNPTDKASSIQSRPLPSPPKFTSQDSPDGQYENSEGGWMEDYDYVHLQGKEEFEKTQKELLEKGNIMRQGKGQLELQQLKQFERLEQEVSRPIDHDLANWTPAQPLVPGRTGGLGPSDRQLLLFYLEQCEANLTTLTDAVDAFFTAVATNQPPKIFVAHSKFVILSAHKLVFIGDTLSRQAKAADVRSQVTHYSNLLCDLLRGIVATTKAAALQYPSPSAAQDMVDRVKELGHSTQQFRRVLGQLAAA